A region from the Drosophila mauritiana strain mau12 chromosome 2L, ASM438214v1, whole genome shotgun sequence genome encodes:
- the LOC117138374 gene encoding zinc finger protein weckle, with protein sequence MGVPTSDWIYWCRLCARDDVVYKVRERDNDLVRIISKCFDVEMTLEEPELGSMLCEECYSVIGQLVTFSDSVSKVQAIFELLRHSEPQDSQDLDALRLEYGLPPACKQELEFLDMDDTEDKCSLVEELTTSDHSTSPSPDFEAQTVRTRANLKQCNADPKVIASPTASIPEVETKRSRRQQYAAKRNSEVYIATESDDEEPIQDEDDAESPPPLKRKRGRPKGSGKQKNVDDSDNVTSREPDSNAKSKPDDKASELSMSPHGSQSSNFVDYPCKSCNETFMSFMALRRHRHDMHGGPKKYVCDHCGKGLKTFTSLVEHQLVHTEEKPCVCPVCNAGFKNKARLRVHSQTHGEPKFECNVCGKKLQTRAILNKHKYVHTDERRFKCEVCGSGCKNSTALKIHLLGHTGLRPYVCKYCGKAFASNTNCRSHKWKKHPELASKEDETESSRVPVPTLEELRAITREMAKAKQDV encoded by the exons ATGGGAGTTCCCACGAGCGATTGGATATACTGGTGTCGCCTGTGCGCCCGCGACGACGTTGTGTATAAAGTGCGCGAGCGGGACAACGATCTGGTTAGGATCATCAGCAAATGCTTCGATGTGGAG ATGACCCTCGAGGAACCGGAGCTGGGCAGCATGTTGTGCGAGGAGTGCTACTCCGTGATTGGCCAGCTGGTCACCTTCTCGGATAGCGTTTCCAAAGTGCAAGCCATTTTTGAGCTCCTGCGACACTCGGAACCGCAGGATAGCCAGGACTTGGACGCACTGCGTCTGGAATACGGCCTTCCGCCGGCCTGCAAGCAGGAACTCGAGTTCCTGGACATGGACGATACGGAGGATAAGTGTTCCTTGGTGGAGGAACTAACGACATCAGACCATTCCACATCTCCGTCACCAGATTTTGAAGCACAGACCGTGCGGACACGAGCTAATCTCAAACAGTGTAATGCCGATCCCAAAGTGATAGCCTCACCTACTGCATCCATACCTGAAGTTGAAACAAAACGAAGTCGCCGGCAACAGTATGCTGCTAAGCGAAATTCCGAAGTGTACATTGCCACCGAGTCGGATGATGAGGAGCCCATTCAAGACGAAGACGATGCAGAATCCCCGCCGCCTTTGAAACGTAAAAGAGGCAGACCCAAGGGCTCAGGCAAACAGAAAAACGTGGACGACAGCGATAACGTAACTTCCCGCGAACCAGACAGCAATGCTAAATCCAAACCAGATGACAAGGCATCCGAATTGAGCATGTCGCCCCATGGCTCCCAGAGTTCGAATTTCGTCGATTACCCCTGCAAAAGCTGCAACGAAACCTTTATGTCCTTCATGGCTCTGCGCAGGCACAGGCACGACATGCACGGCGGTCCGAAGAAGTACGTTTGCGACCACTGCGGCAAGGGTTTGAAGACCTTTACATCGCTGGTGGAGCACCAGCTGGTTCACACGGAAGAGAAGCCCTGCGTATGCCCCGTCTGCAATGCTGGTTTTAAGAACAAAGCCAGGCTGAGG GTGCACAGCCAGACACATGGTGAGCCCAAGTTTGAGTGCAATGTCTGCGGCAAAAAGCTGCAGACACGGGCGATTCTTAACAAGCACAAGTATGTGCACACGGATGAGCGGCGCTTCAAGTGCGAAGTTTGCGGCAGCGGCTGCAAGAACTCCACGGCATTGAAGATTCATCTCCTTGGACACACCGGCCTCAGACCCTACGTATGCAAGTACTGCGGAAAGGCGTTCGCTAGCAACACCAACTGCCGGTCCCACAAATGGAAGAAGCATCCGGAACTGGCGTCCAAGGAGGATGAAACCGAATCTTCACGTGTTCCAGTGCCAACATTGGAGGAACTAAGAGCGAT AACTCGCGAGATGGCCAAGGCCAAACAGGATGTTTAG
- the LOC117138385 gene encoding leucine carboxyl methyltransferase 1 isoform X1 produces the protein MEPPASAGIAGSTHKFHPCDEAVIATNDDASDCKRCAVRLGYWKDDYIGYFVRNQERKAPEINRGYFARVKGVEMCVEKFLKKTSGNCQIINLGCGFDTLYFRLRDTAHQVKNFIELDFPTVTARKCYTIKRNKALLARIHDEDGEVRLSPTDLHGPSYHLMGVDLRNLDEVDSKLQQAEVDYSLPTIFLAECVLVYIEAQNCRNLLKWIAQKFQAAVFVNYEQVNMNDRFGDVMLNNLRGRGCSLAGVESCLSLDTQRNRFKDSGWTGARAWDMVQVYESISAAERQRIERLEMLDEGELLLQLFQHYCLVVAWLGVAFQDIDITCVPVVEELMSSLNID, from the exons ATGGAGCCGCCAGCGTCGGCCGGAATTGCCGGCTCGACGCACAAGTTCCATCCGTGCGATGAGGCTGTGATAGCCACCAACGACGATGCCAGCGATTGCAAGCGATGTGCGGTGCGCTTGGGCTATTGGAAGGACGACTACATCGGGTACTTTGTGCGCAACCAGGAGCGCAAGGCGCCGGAGATCAATCGCGGCTACTTTGCCCGTGTCAAGGGCGTGGAGATGTGCGTCGAGAAGTTTCTAAAG AAAACCTCGGGCAACTGCCAGATCATCAATTTGGGCTGCGGCTTCGACACACTCTACTTCCGGCTGAGGGACACCGCCCACCAGGTGAAGAACTTTATTGAGCTGGACTTCCCCACGGTCACCGCCCGCAAGTGCTACACAATCAAGCGCAACAAGGCCCTGCTGGCCAGGATTCACGACGAGGATGGAGAGGTGCGGCTCAGTCCCACGGATCTGCACGGACCCAGCTACCACCTGATGGGCGTTGACCTGCGCAACCTCGACGAGGTGGACAGCAAGCTGCAGCAGGCAGAAGTTGATTACTCCCTGCCCACCATATTCCTCGCCGAGTGCGTTCTGGTCTATATCGAGGCGCAAAACTGCCGTAACCTGCTCAAATGGATTGCGCAAAAGTTCCAAGCAGCCGTCTTTGTCAACTACGAACAG GTCAACATGAACGACCGCTTCGGCGATGTGATGCTCAACAATCTGCGCGGACGCGGCTGCAGCCTGGCCGGCGTTGAATCCTGCTTGTCGCTGGATACGCAGAGGAACCGCTTCAAGGACAGCGGCTGGACTGGCGCCCGCGCCTGGGACATGGTGCAGGTGTACGAGAGCATCTCGGCGGCCGAGAGGCAGCGCATCGAGCGGCTGGAAATGCTGGACGAGGGTGAACTGCTGCTCCAGCTCTTCCAGCACTACTGCCTGGTGGTCGCCTGGCTGGGCGTGGCCTTTCAGGACATAGATATCACGTGCGTGCCAGT CGTCGAAGAGTTGATGTCCTCCCTGAACATTGACTAG
- the LOC117138385 gene encoding leucine carboxyl methyltransferase 1 isoform X2, whose translation MEPPASAGIAGSTHKFHPCDEAVIATNDDASDCKRCAVRLGYWKDDYIGYFVRNQERKAPEINRGYFARVKGVEMCVEKFLKKTSGNCQIINLGCGFDTLYFRLRDTAHQVKNFIELDFPTVTARKCYTIKRNKALLARIHDEDGEVRLSPTDLHGPSYHLMGVDLRNLDEVDSKLQQAEVDYSLPTIFLAECVLVYIEAQNCRNLLKWIAQKFQAAVFVNYEQVNMNDRFGDVMLNNLRGRGCSLAGVESCLSLDTQRNRFKDSGWTGARAWDMVQVYESISAAERQRIERLEMLDEGELLLQLFQHYCLVVAWLGVAFQDIDITVEELMSSLNID comes from the exons ATGGAGCCGCCAGCGTCGGCCGGAATTGCCGGCTCGACGCACAAGTTCCATCCGTGCGATGAGGCTGTGATAGCCACCAACGACGATGCCAGCGATTGCAAGCGATGTGCGGTGCGCTTGGGCTATTGGAAGGACGACTACATCGGGTACTTTGTGCGCAACCAGGAGCGCAAGGCGCCGGAGATCAATCGCGGCTACTTTGCCCGTGTCAAGGGCGTGGAGATGTGCGTCGAGAAGTTTCTAAAG AAAACCTCGGGCAACTGCCAGATCATCAATTTGGGCTGCGGCTTCGACACACTCTACTTCCGGCTGAGGGACACCGCCCACCAGGTGAAGAACTTTATTGAGCTGGACTTCCCCACGGTCACCGCCCGCAAGTGCTACACAATCAAGCGCAACAAGGCCCTGCTGGCCAGGATTCACGACGAGGATGGAGAGGTGCGGCTCAGTCCCACGGATCTGCACGGACCCAGCTACCACCTGATGGGCGTTGACCTGCGCAACCTCGACGAGGTGGACAGCAAGCTGCAGCAGGCAGAAGTTGATTACTCCCTGCCCACCATATTCCTCGCCGAGTGCGTTCTGGTCTATATCGAGGCGCAAAACTGCCGTAACCTGCTCAAATGGATTGCGCAAAAGTTCCAAGCAGCCGTCTTTGTCAACTACGAACAG GTCAACATGAACGACCGCTTCGGCGATGTGATGCTCAACAATCTGCGCGGACGCGGCTGCAGCCTGGCCGGCGTTGAATCCTGCTTGTCGCTGGATACGCAGAGGAACCGCTTCAAGGACAGCGGCTGGACTGGCGCCCGCGCCTGGGACATGGTGCAGGTGTACGAGAGCATCTCGGCGGCCGAGAGGCAGCGCATCGAGCGGCTGGAAATGCTGGACGAGGGTGAACTGCTGCTCCAGCTCTTCCAGCACTACTGCCTGGTGGTCGCCTGGCTGGGCGTGGCCTTTCAGGACATAGATATCAC CGTCGAAGAGTTGATGTCCTCCCTGAACATTGACTAG
- the LOC117144631 gene encoding uncharacterized protein LOC117144631 — translation MLFLTARVDHTAEQIFKIEQLRQLVEKCEELRVGTEDTLLTKFLHYTRWDTIKAYQAIHDYYEFKRRHPTWVARHPIEHYRQLFYGTHCRYVMPQADRSGRVLVIFKTVDGFQDYPDYLQSLVEMDDLIFESLLLLPRVQQNGITVICDLQGTNRNFLRQFSPSFMKVVNEKNAVLPFSQRIVHIIQRGFLMHVTSTLFMPFMNKEFKEKIFTHDGRHLSKLREMVGYESLPAEYGGPATNVLDTNLIFNHLSQNAEYLEKLQTYGKA, via the exons ATGCTTTTCCTCACCGCCCGTGTCGATCACACGGCCGAGCAGATTTTCAAAATTGAGCAACTCAGGCAGCTGGTGGAGA AGTGCGAGGAGCTACGAGTGGGCACCGAGGACACCCTGCTGACCAAGTTCCTGCACTACACGCGCTGGGACACCATCAAGGCCTACCAGGCCATACACGACTACTATGAGTTCAAGCGACGCCATCCCACCTGGGTGGCCCGCCATCCCATTGAGCACTACCGTCAGCTCTTCTACGGCACCCACTGTCGTTATGTTATGCCCCAGGCGGATCGCAGTGGACGGGTGCTGGTCATCTTCAAGACGGTGGACGGGTTCCAGGACTACCCCGACTATCTGCAGAGTCTCGTCGAGATGGACGACCTGATCTTCgagtcgctgctgctgctcccgcGCGTCCAGCAGAATGGGATTACGGTCATTTGTGATCTCCAAGG GACAAACCGAAATTTTCTGAGGCAATTTTCGCCGTCGTTTATGAAGGTGGTGAACGAAAAGAACGCAGTTCTGCCCTTCAGTCAGCGCATCGTGCATATAATACAACGTGGTTTCCTGATGCACGTGACCTCCACTTTGTTTATGCCCTTCATGAACAAGGAGTTCAAGGAAAAG ATCTTTACGCACGATGGGCGACATCTGAGCAAACTGCGCGAAATGGTTGGCTACGAAAGTTTGCCTGCGGAATATGGAGGTCCTGCGACGAATGTCCTGGATACGAACTTGATATTCAATCACCTGAGCCAAAATGCGGAGTATCTGGAAAAGCTGCAGACCTACGGAAAGGCATAG
- the LOC117138364 gene encoding uncharacterized protein LOC117138364, protein MASNKECLIIVLDVRTCAAEEVKLKAAKCVAEILKDKIVCDRKDYVSFVLVGGDTDQVKTEDDYLPNVVPFGDPILCSWKLLLEFFQFVNKTACEEGEWLNGIQAALKLQRVASTLRVARRRILLLFHFNDFPQDYEKFNEITDELLNENIELIVGTHNIAYIDNAMTSQPQAIFNFSRKCGPDELNNQKYALSLVPRCNATLCSFKEALHTVFKVTNRRPWVWNAKLNIGSKISISLQGIIAMKNQTPVKLKKVWAEKDEIVIRETRHYIKGTEITPLPENLITGYMLGGTPVPYDEAVLEPKEPHPPGLHFFGFIKRNAVPDEYFCGESLYLLVHQKHNQSAAVKLDALVRALVSSDRAILCWKIFSTKFNRPQMVVLLPRLADDTHPATLYMLEVSYTSQHHFWDFPALRTAKTECSEDQLNAIDQLIDSTDLECTLRDTQQPRPWAQNDLLPFDALPSIFERNLMDILERKVIYNNDKEDKALKDKNFADVFWRVPDALEEKSKRAAAIVKKLFPLRYSRAWQEKLLAKEQAENGVAVKSEPAEKEIPMPSNGVGLIDPVSDFRRVLASVRSISNATERDARFQALAADTRVVIITLLQRKKQNIGQLGELITLYRQSCIDFNTFLEYDKFAEELKKIALAKKRSAFWQDVMVDKQLGPLVLGEPTLDDELALKAYYTIENWAESEANDMEDVEM, encoded by the exons ATGGCTTCTAACAAG GAATGCCTTATAATTGTGCTGGATGTGCGAACATGTGCCGCCGAAGAAGTGAAGCTGAAGGCCGCAAAATGTGTGGCGGAGATTCTTAAGGACAAG ATCGTGTGCGATAGGAAGGACTACGTGTCCTTTGTCCTCGTGGGTGGCGACACCGATCAAGTAAAAACGGAGGATGATTACCTCCCAAATGTGGTGCCCTTTGGTGATCCAATACTTTGCAGCTGGAAGCTCTTGCTGGAATTCTTCCAGTTTGTGAATAAGACAGCCTGCGAGGAAGGAGAATGGCTAAATGGTATCCAGGCGGCCCTGAAGCTCCAGAGAGTCGCATCTAC CCTTAGAGTCGCCAGGCGGAGGATCCTCCTGCTCTTTCATTTCAACGACTTTCCGCAGGACTACGAGAAGTTCAACGAAATCACCGACGAATTGCTTAACGAAAACATCGAGTTGATTGTAGG AACGCACAACATAGCCTACATAGACAATGCCATGACCTCTCAGCCTCAGGCTATTTTCAACTTTTCGCGCAAATGCGGCCCCGATGAGCTGAATAACCAGAAGTACGCCCTCAGCCTCGTTCCTCGCTGTAATGCGACGTTGTGCAGCTTCAAGGAGGCGCTGCATACCGTCTTCAAGGTGACCAACCGGCGACCCTGGGTGTGGAACGCCAAGCTGAACATCGGCAGCAAGATCTCCATTAGCCTGCAGGGCATAATCGCCATGAAGAACCAGACGCCCGTAAAGCTGAAAAAGGTCTGGGCGGAAAAGGATGAGATAGTGATACGGGAGACTCGTCATTATATCAAAGGCACTGAGATCACGCCGCTGCCGGAGAATCTGATAACCGGTTACATGCTGGGCGGCACTCCGGTGCCATACGACGAGGCCGTGCTAGAGCCGAAGGAACCACATCCACCTGGTCTCCACTTCTTTGGGTTCATCAAAAGAAATGCCGTGCCGGATGAGTACTTCTGTGGCGAGTCCTTGTACCTCCTGGTGCACCAGAAGCACAATCAATCTGCCGCGGTGAAGCTGGACGCTCTGGTGCGCGCTCTCGTTTCTTCGGATCGGGCCATACTATGCTGGAAAATATTCAGCACCAAGTTTAACAGACCGCAAATGGTTGTGCTCCTGCCACGCCTAGCAGACGATACCCATCCGGCTACTTTGTATATGCTGGAAGTTTCCTATACGTCTCAGCACCACTTCTGGGATTTTCCGGCACTGCGAACGGCCAAGACGGAGTGCAGCGAGGACCAGCTGAATGCCATTGACCAGTTAATCGATAGCACCGATCTGGAGTGCACACTGCGGGACACGCAGCAGCCACGTCCGTGGGCGCAGAATGATCTGCTGCCGTTCGACGCACTCCCCAGCATCTTTGAGCGGAATCTCATGGACATCCTAGAGCGAAAGGTTATCTATAATAATGACAAGGAAGACAAAGCGCTTAAGGACAAAAACTTCGCGGATGTATTCTGGCGAGTGCCAGATGCCCTGGAGGAGAAGTCAAAGAGAGCGGCAGCCATCGTAAAGAAGCTATTTCCATTGCGCTACAGTCGCGCCTGGCAGGAAAAGCTGTTGGCCAAAGAGCAGGCAGAGAATGGTGTGGCAGTCAAGTCGGAACCAGCAGAGAAGGAAATCCCGATGCCATCAAACGGTGTGGGCTTAATTGATCCAGTCTCCGATTTCAGGCGAGTCCTGGCCAGCGTTCGCTCCATCAGTAATGCCACTGAGCGAGATGCCCGCTTTCAGGCGCTGGCTGCCGATACCCGCGTGGTGATCATCACACTGTTGCAGCGCAAGAAACAGAACATCGGGCAACTGGGCGAGCTTATCACCCTGTACCGGCAGAGCTGCATCGACTTCAACACCTTTTTGGAGTACGACAAGTTCGCCGAGGAGCTGAAGAAGATCGCGCTGGCCAAGAAACGCAGCGCATTCTGGCAAGACGTTATGGTCGACAAGCAATTGGGCCCTTTGGTCCTGGGCGAGCCGACGCTGGATGACGAATTGGCCCTAAAAGCCTATTACACCATCGAGAATTGGGCGGAGAGCGAGGCGAACGATATGGAAGACGTTGAGATGTAG